One Mycobacteroides abscessus ATCC 19977 genomic window carries:
- a CDS encoding ArsA family ATPase: MSNTPAVLDMAAILEDRKNRVVVCCGAGGVGKTTTAASVALRAAEYGRTVVVLTIDPARRLAQSLGIEALGNTPQQVQIEGLKGELYAMMLDMRRTFDELVIQHAGSDRAQSILDNKFYQTVATSMSGTQEYMAMEKLGQLLHEDKWDLIVVDTPPSRNALDFLDAPKRLGSFMDGRLWKMLLGSSRGLGRIVTGAVGLAMKALSTVLGSQLLSDASMFVQSLDSTFGGFREKADRTYELLRRRSTQFVVVSAAEPDALREATFFVERLTQEGMPLAGLILNRTHPTLSSLTVERAVDLADNLDESGEYSLPGAVLRIHAERAATAKREIRLLSRFTSANPTVPIVGVPSLPFDVSDVEALRAIADQITGVAS; this comes from the coding sequence ATGAGCAACACACCTGCCGTTTTGGACATGGCGGCCATCCTCGAAGACCGCAAGAATCGCGTCGTAGTCTGTTGCGGTGCAGGCGGTGTCGGAAAAACGACGACGGCAGCCTCGGTCGCGCTGCGCGCCGCGGAGTATGGCCGCACCGTTGTGGTGCTGACGATCGACCCGGCGCGCCGGCTAGCACAGTCGCTGGGCATCGAGGCACTCGGTAACACCCCGCAGCAGGTGCAGATCGAGGGCCTCAAGGGCGAGCTGTACGCGATGATGCTGGATATGCGTCGCACCTTCGACGAGCTGGTGATTCAGCACGCGGGATCCGATCGCGCGCAATCGATTCTGGATAATAAGTTCTATCAGACCGTCGCCACCTCCATGTCGGGCACGCAGGAGTACATGGCCATGGAGAAATTGGGCCAGCTTCTCCACGAGGACAAGTGGGACCTGATCGTGGTGGACACGCCCCCGTCCCGTAACGCGTTGGACTTCCTGGATGCCCCAAAGCGGTTGGGCAGCTTCATGGATGGACGTCTTTGGAAGATGCTACTGGGTTCCAGCCGCGGACTGGGCCGCATTGTCACGGGCGCGGTCGGCCTGGCCATGAAGGCCCTGTCCACAGTGCTGGGCTCCCAATTGCTTTCCGATGCTTCGATGTTCGTGCAGTCACTGGACTCCACATTCGGCGGATTCCGGGAAAAGGCAGACCGCACCTATGAATTGCTGCGCCGGCGTAGCACTCAGTTCGTCGTGGTTTCTGCCGCCGAACCGGACGCCCTGCGTGAGGCCACCTTCTTCGTCGAGCGGCTGACGCAGGAGGGCATGCCGCTGGCGGGCCTGATCCTCAACCGCACCCACCCCACGCTGTCGAGCCTCACCGTCGAACGGGCCGTCGATCTCGCCGACAACCTCGATGAATCGGGTGAATACAGCCTGCCCGGTGCGGTGCTGAGGATTCACGCCGAGCGCGCGGCGACCGCCAAGCGCGAGATCCGGCTGCTGTCGCGCTTCACCAGCGCCAACCCGACAGTTCCGATCGTCGGAGTGCCGTCGCTCCCCTTCGATGTCTCCGACGTCGAAGCGCTGCGCGCCATCGCCGATCAGATCACCGGCGTCGCTTCCTGA